One genomic region from Magallana gigas chromosome 3, xbMagGiga1.1, whole genome shotgun sequence encodes:
- the LOC105322124 gene encoding flap endonuclease 1, with amino-acid sequence MGILGLSKLLGDYAPSAMKENEFKNYFGRKVAVDASMCIYQFLIAVRQDGSNLMNEDGETTSHLMGMFYRTIRMVENGIKPVYVFDGKPPDMKSGELAKRKERREEAQKQLEKAEEAGDEENIEKFNRRLVKVSKQHNEECKELLKYMGIPFINAPGEAEAQCAALVKAGKVYATGTEDMDALTFGTTVLLRNLTVAEARKLPIKEYYYNRVLEELGLTKDEFIDLCILLGCDYCDSIRGIGPKRAIDLIKQHKTIDEILKHLDSKKYTVPEDWMYKEARRLFQEPEVADPEELELKWSEPDEEGLIDFMVTQKNFSEDRIRNGMKKLQKAKQGTTQGRLDSFFSVVSTSSTKRKQEEQKGSAKKKAKGGGYKRPK; translated from the exons ATGGGAATTCTAGGTTTATCAAAGTTACTTGGAGACTATGCTCCATCTGCAATGAAGGAAAATGAATTTAAGAATTACTTTG GCCGCAAAGTGGCAGTGGATGCTTCCATGTGTATTTACCAGTTTCTTATTGCTGTACGACAAGATGGTAGCAACCTAATGAATGAAGATGGAGAAACCACAAG TCACCTGATGGGAATGTTTTACCGGACCATTCGAATGGTAGAGAATGGTATTAAACCAGTTTATGTGTTTGATGGTAAACCACCAGACATGAAATCAGGCGAG CTAGCGAAAAGAAAGGAGAGACGAGAAGAGGCTCAGAAACAGTTAGAGAAGGCAGAGGAAGCAG GTGATGaggaaaacattgaaaaattcaaCAGGAGATTAGTAAAAGTTTCTAAGCAACATAATGAAGAATGCAAAGAGTTGTTGAAATATATGGGAATACCCTTTATTAAT GCCCCTGGTGAGGCTGAGGCACAATGTGCTGCCCTGGTTAAAGCAGGCAAGGTGTACGCCACAGGGACCGAGGATATGGACGCCCTCACCTTTGGTACCACCGTACTGCTGAGGAACTTGACAGTGGCTGAAGCAAG AAAGTTACCCATCAAAGAGTACTACTACAACAGAGTGTTAGAGGAGCTGGGATTAACCAAGGATGAG TTCATTGATTTGTGTATACTGCTTGGCTGTGATTATTGTGACTCCATCAGGGGAATCGGTCCAAAGAGAGCCATTGATCTGATCAAACAGCACAAAACCATCGACGAAATACTCAAACATTTGGATTCCAAG AAATACACTGTTCCTGAAGATTGGATGTACAAG GAGGCCAGAAGACTGTTTCAAGAACCAGAGGTAGCAGACCCCGAAGAACTTGAG CTCAAGTGGTCAGAGCCAGATGAGGAAGGATTAATTGATTTCATGGTAACTCAGAAAAATTTCAG TGAGGACAGAATACGAAATGGGATGAAGAAGTTACAGAAAGCCAAGCAAGGAACCACACAGGGGAGATTAGACTCCTTCTTCTCTGTTGTTTCAACATCCTCCACAAAGAGAAAG CAAGAGGAGCAGAAAGGTTCAGCAAAAAAGAAAGCCAAAGGAGGCGGATACAAACGTCCAAAATAG